One Faecalispora anaeroviscerum genomic window carries:
- a CDS encoding MATE family efflux transporter has translation MQTMNTEVKENKMGTAPVGGLIAGMAVPAMFSMMVQALYNIVDSFFVAKISQEALTAVSLAFPIQALLVAFGVGTGVGINSLVSRRLGEGRREEANSAATHGLLLGLVNWAIFALFGLFFARQFIMGFSTDPTVIEDATRFVQIVCIFSFGVFVEINVEKTLQATGNMIYPMVFQLIGALTSLILDPIFIFGWFGVPAMGVPGAAIANVLAQCIAMCVSLTVMMKKKHEIKVNFRGFRPDFKIIRDIYAVGIPTIIMQSIASVMVMGMNLILVRFTDTAVALFGIYFKLQSFVFMPVFGLMQGMMPILGYNYGAKKQPRMVQAIRIGLVVSALIMAAGVLMFWVVPERLLLIFEASPEMVQIGVPALQIISLCFVPAAVGITFSTVFQALGKGIYSLSISLLRQMIVLLPAAHLLAHLSLNSVWYAFPIAEIFSLVASLLLFRHIYRSCIRTLPESHSTASVRLAAEAQDQ, from the coding sequence ATGCAAACAATGAATACAGAAGTGAAAGAAAATAAGATGGGAACCGCGCCGGTCGGAGGACTGATTGCGGGCATGGCTGTGCCCGCAATGTTTTCGATGATGGTGCAGGCCCTTTACAATATTGTTGACAGTTTCTTCGTTGCTAAAATCAGTCAGGAGGCCTTGACGGCAGTTTCTCTGGCTTTTCCAATTCAGGCTTTGCTGGTGGCCTTCGGTGTTGGCACCGGAGTTGGCATTAACTCTCTGGTTTCGCGCCGTCTTGGTGAGGGCCGGAGGGAAGAGGCCAACAGTGCCGCGACTCATGGCCTGCTGCTTGGGTTGGTAAACTGGGCGATTTTTGCGCTGTTTGGCCTGTTTTTTGCCCGCCAGTTTATTATGGGCTTTTCTACCGACCCAACCGTAATTGAAGACGCCACCCGGTTTGTTCAAATTGTCTGCATCTTCTCGTTTGGCGTATTCGTCGAAATCAACGTGGAAAAGACGCTGCAAGCCACCGGCAATATGATCTACCCCATGGTGTTCCAGCTGATTGGCGCCTTGACCAGCCTGATACTGGACCCGATCTTCATTTTCGGCTGGTTCGGCGTTCCCGCCATGGGCGTGCCCGGCGCGGCAATCGCCAATGTGCTGGCTCAGTGCATCGCTATGTGTGTTTCGCTAACTGTTATGATGAAGAAAAAGCATGAGATTAAAGTCAATTTTCGCGGTTTCCGTCCGGACTTTAAAATCATCCGCGATATTTATGCAGTCGGTATCCCCACAATCATCATGCAGTCTATCGCTTCGGTGATGGTGATGGGCATGAATCTGATTCTGGTTCGCTTTACGGATACAGCGGTGGCGTTGTTCGGAATTTACTTTAAGCTACAGTCGTTTGTCTTTATGCCCGTGTTCGGCCTCATGCAGGGCATGATGCCGATTCTTGGGTACAATTATGGTGCGAAAAAGCAGCCAAGAATGGTGCAGGCCATTCGCATCGGCCTTGTGGTCAGCGCACTGATTATGGCGGCTGGCGTTCTTATGTTTTGGGTGGTACCGGAGCGGTTGCTGCTGATATTTGAGGCATCCCCCGAGATGGTGCAGATCGGTGTTCCGGCGTTGCAGATTATCAGCCTTTGCTTTGTGCCGGCTGCGGTGGGCATCACGTTCAGCACGGTATTTCAGGCGCTGGGCAAGGGGATTTACAGCCTTTCAATTTCTCTGCTGCGCCAGATGATTGTGCTGCTGCCTGCGGCCCACCTGCTGGCGCATCTTTCGCTGAATTCGGTCTGGTATGCGTTCCCAATCGCGGAGATTTTTTCGCTGGTGGCAAGTTTGCTGCTGTTCCGCCATATCTATCGCAGCTGCATTCGCACCTTGCCGGAATCCCATTCCACCGCGTCGGTGCGGTTGGCCGCAGAAGCGCAGGATCAATAA
- a CDS encoding Lrp/AsnC family transcriptional regulator, producing MDQTDIRIMNILQQDCKTPMREIGRQVGLTAPAVSERIAQLRDCGAIQAFRAKLDFAAAGKKLAAYIMINVPPDTYARFCSFAKENPAITEHHHIIGPYNALLKIHVADSEELERQLSEIRAFGMSQTAVVLKTYFDQKPLPE from the coding sequence ATGGACCAGACGGATATCAGAATCATGAATATTTTGCAGCAGGACTGCAAGACTCCGATGCGTGAAATCGGACGCCAGGTCGGCCTGACCGCGCCTGCCGTTTCAGAGCGAATTGCCCAGCTGCGCGATTGTGGAGCAATTCAGGCCTTTCGAGCCAAGTTAGATTTTGCGGCAGCCGGCAAAAAGCTGGCGGCCTATATTATGATCAACGTACCGCCCGATACTTATGCGCGCTTTTGTAGCTTTGCGAAAGAGAACCCGGCCATTACAGAACACCACCATATCATCGGGCCATATAACGCTCTGCTGAAAATTCATGTTGCCGACTCTGAGGAGCTGGAGCGTCAGCTCTCTGAAATCCGAGCCTTCGGCATGTCGCAGACCGCAGTGGTTCTAAAAACCTATTTTGATCAGAAACCGCTGCCCGAATAA
- a CDS encoding GGDEF domain-containing protein, whose amino-acid sequence MNLIVQFIQLNCYALIILFFVFRNVYRQDRHYFPDQRLFLSIICAVAVMLLLDTLIWVIDGRPGNGFRILSSGAMVVYNALNPVICLFWYLYVDFYIYGSRRHIQNLMPFLLIPVAVNLVLSVISVFGNIYFFLDEYNTYHRGKYVIVLLIICLLYVIATSLRLLLNRKRLIFKEFFSLFLFGFFPTVGAVMQYFMPRGVLIWAFTTLSILMLYINIQNDQLRTDYLTGLYNRRYLDHYLSTKVKIRDNRLLAGLMIDLDSFKKINDVYGHESGDQALRNVSQILRQTFRLQDFISRYGGDEFVVVMEIQDPSELEEILRRLRENIDRFNSQMIVPYKIGLTIGYDCFARKEGLTASAFLTQIDRLMYLNKQKKEEKNRRES is encoded by the coding sequence GTGAATCTGATTGTTCAATTTATTCAGCTAAACTGCTATGCATTAATTATCTTGTTTTTCGTTTTTCGGAATGTTTACCGTCAGGACCGCCATTATTTTCCAGATCAACGGCTTTTTTTATCGATCATTTGTGCTGTTGCTGTTATGCTGCTTTTGGATACGCTGATCTGGGTGATTGACGGCAGGCCAGGGAACGGTTTCCGCATCTTGTCTTCGGGTGCGATGGTGGTGTATAATGCGCTCAATCCAGTGATCTGTCTGTTTTGGTATCTGTATGTGGATTTTTATATTTATGGAAGCCGACGGCATATTCAGAACCTTATGCCTTTTTTGCTGATTCCGGTGGCCGTGAATCTTGTGCTGTCCGTTATCAGTGTTTTTGGGAATATTTATTTTTTTCTCGATGAATATAACACTTACCATCGCGGCAAATACGTCATTGTTTTACTAATCATTTGTCTGCTTTATGTTATCGCAACCAGCTTGCGGTTGCTTTTGAACCGAAAGCGTTTGATATTCAAGGAGTTTTTTAGCCTTTTTTTGTTTGGTTTTTTTCCGACCGTCGGTGCGGTGATGCAGTATTTCATGCCCAGAGGCGTTTTGATTTGGGCGTTCACCACGCTGTCAATATTGATGCTGTACATTAATATTCAGAACGATCAGCTAAGAACAGACTATTTAACAGGGCTCTATAATCGCCGGTACCTGGATCATTATCTCTCCACAAAAGTGAAAATCAGAGATAACCGTTTGCTGGCCGGTCTGATGATCGATCTGGATTCCTTTAAAAAAATCAACGATGTATATGGGCACGAAAGTGGTGATCAGGCTCTGCGAAATGTATCTCAAATTTTACGTCAAACGTTCCGTCTTCAAGATTTTATCTCGCGCTACGGCGGTGACGAATTTGTGGTGGTGATGGAAATTCAGGATCCAAGCGAGCTCGAAGAAATTCTCCGGAGGCTGCGCGAAAATATTGACAGATTTAACTCGCAGATGATTGTACCCTATAAAATTGGACTGACGATTGGCTACGACTGCTTTGCAAGGAAAGAAGGGTTGACGGCTTCGGCCTTTTTGACCCAGATCGATCGACTGATGTATTTAAACAAGCAGAAGAAGGAAGAAAAGAACAGGCGTGAAAGCTGA
- a CDS encoding agmatinase encodes MERLNLPITGICSFGKYPICTDLEQLDADIAVMGAPVDFAVGYMSGARLGPRRIREASTQYSRGDVGYYDFENDCQRLAAPLKIVDCGDADILQAEPKRTFDAIADGVRGILRRGAVPIVLGGDHSISAPVGKALEEIGEEICVVQFDAHLDWNDHVGPLRYGNGSPMRRLSEMDHIGPMIQIGLRGIGSSKKTDFDDAKAYGSILISSREAHDMGVEGVLARVPKAKNYYITVDIDGFDMSIAPGVASPYPGGLLFDQVCDIISGVAKMGRIVAADLVEIAPSFDPSGITVRLGALMMLHTMGQIEDQIKAQRHNS; translated from the coding sequence ATGGAGCGCTTAAATCTTCCCATTACCGGTATATGCTCGTTTGGAAAATACCCCATCTGTACTGATCTGGAGCAACTGGACGCCGATATCGCGGTGATGGGTGCGCCTGTTGACTTTGCGGTAGGATATATGAGCGGAGCTCGTTTGGGACCCCGCCGTATTCGAGAAGCTTCTACTCAGTATAGCCGCGGTGACGTAGGGTATTACGATTTTGAAAATGACTGCCAGCGGCTGGCCGCTCCCTTGAAGATTGTAGATTGCGGCGACGCGGATATTCTTCAGGCAGAACCAAAACGCACTTTCGACGCAATTGCAGACGGTGTGCGAGGAATTCTAAGACGCGGTGCAGTGCCGATCGTACTCGGCGGTGACCATTCGATCAGTGCGCCGGTAGGCAAGGCACTGGAAGAAATAGGAGAAGAGATTTGTGTTGTTCAGTTTGATGCGCACCTTGACTGGAACGACCATGTAGGTCCGCTTCGTTACGGCAACGGCAGCCCCATGCGCCGTTTGTCTGAGATGGATCACATTGGCCCCATGATTCAGATTGGTCTGCGCGGGATTGGCAGCAGCAAGAAAACTGATTTTGATGACGCCAAGGCGTATGGCAGCATTTTAATTTCCTCGCGCGAAGCGCACGACATGGGCGTGGAAGGCGTGCTGGCCAGAGTTCCCAAGGCGAAAAATTATTATATTACCGTTGACATTGATGGTTTCGATATGTCGATAGCGCCCGGGGTGGCGTCGCCGTATCCCGGCGGCCTACTGTTTGACCAGGTGTGTGACATCATTTCCGGGGTGGCCAAAATGGGCCGTATCGTCGCGGCAGATTTGGTAGAAATCGCTCCTTCATTTGACCCTTCCGGAATTACAGTACGCCTTGGCGCTCTCATGATGCTGCACACCATGGGTCAAATTGAAGACCAGATTAAGGCACAGCGCCACAATTCCTAA
- a CDS encoding cysteine peptidase family C39 domain-containing protein: MKNPLNYQTTEYDCGPTTLLNAMSYLFRREEIPPDIIKHITLYCLDSYNGKGEFGKNGTSRMAMMFLSDWLNQFGKVKKFPIHCEYLTGRDVTIHQNSKIVSALQQGGAAVVRLRYGYWHYVLLTSADEASIDLFDPYYRKKPFQQQGIEIISDNPMSRNRRVAYELLNNSGRGPYALGPTETREAILLFNTETQKTPANTIEYFI; the protein is encoded by the coding sequence ATGAAAAATCCACTGAATTACCAAACAACCGAATATGACTGCGGCCCCACCACGCTGCTCAACGCCATGAGCTATTTGTTCCGGCGGGAGGAAATTCCGCCGGATATCATCAAGCATATTACGCTTTACTGCCTGGATTCCTACAATGGAAAGGGAGAGTTCGGAAAAAACGGAACATCGCGCATGGCAATGATGTTCCTGAGCGACTGGCTGAATCAGTTCGGTAAAGTGAAAAAATTCCCGATTCACTGCGAATATTTGACGGGACGGGATGTGACCATCCACCAGAACAGCAAAATTGTTTCCGCCCTGCAGCAAGGCGGTGCGGCAGTGGTTCGGCTGCGCTACGGCTACTGGCACTATGTTCTTTTGACCTCCGCCGATGAAGCGAGCATTGATCTGTTCGACCCTTATTATCGAAAAAAGCCTTTTCAGCAGCAGGGAATCGAGATTATTTCGGACAACCCCATGAGCAGAAACCGGCGGGTTGCCTATGAGCTTCTGAACAACTCGGGCCGGGGCCCATATGCACTCGGCCCCACAGAAACACGGGAAGCGATTCTGCTGTTCAATACGGAAACGCAGAAAACACCCGCAAACACCATTGAGTATTTTATCTGA
- the purD gene encoding phosphoribosylamine--glycine ligase, producing MKVLVIGGGGREHALVRKLKESPRLAKIWCAPGNGGIARDAECVDLKVTDLPGVLNFAKSNQVDLVVVAPDDPLAAGMVDVLEAEGIRAFGPRKNAAQIEASKVFSKDLMQKYKIPTAGYQVFTEPEAALAEIRRENSYPVVIKADGLALGKGVVIAQDYAEAEQAVRSMMEDKIFGESGSRIVLEEFLTGPEVSVLAFTDGKCVRPMVSSKDHKRALDNDQGANTGGMGTISPNPFYDDETARVCMETIFLPTIHAMNTEGRPFKGCLYFGLMLTPKGPRVIEYNARFGDPETQVVLPRLESDLIDIMDAVIDERLEEQEIEWSSQAAACVVMASGGYPAQYKKGLPISGLTEDGQVQGATVYHAGTALRGEEFVTNGGRVLGVTATGETLEKALEQAYRAVSGIHFEGAHYRRDIGKLPQA from the coding sequence ATGAAGGTACTGGTAATTGGCGGCGGCGGACGGGAACATGCGCTGGTTCGCAAGCTGAAGGAAAGTCCCCGGCTGGCAAAAATCTGGTGCGCGCCCGGTAACGGCGGCATTGCACGCGACGCGGAATGTGTTGATTTGAAAGTCACCGATCTTCCCGGCGTGTTGAACTTCGCAAAGAGCAATCAGGTCGATCTGGTGGTCGTAGCGCCCGATGATCCGCTTGCGGCCGGCATGGTGGATGTACTGGAGGCAGAGGGAATCCGCGCGTTCGGCCCGCGCAAAAACGCGGCGCAGATCGAGGCAAGTAAGGTGTTCTCAAAGGACCTGATGCAGAAATACAAGATTCCCACAGCGGGGTATCAGGTGTTTACCGAGCCGGAAGCAGCTCTTGCGGAAATTCGCCGCGAAAACAGCTACCCGGTTGTCATTAAGGCCGATGGCCTTGCGCTCGGCAAGGGCGTTGTGATCGCGCAGGACTACGCGGAAGCGGAGCAGGCGGTTCGCTCAATGATGGAGGATAAAATCTTCGGCGAATCCGGCAGCCGCATTGTGCTTGAGGAATTTCTTACCGGGCCGGAGGTTTCTGTTCTGGCGTTTACAGACGGTAAGTGTGTGCGACCCATGGTATCCTCCAAAGATCACAAGCGCGCGCTGGATAACGATCAGGGAGCGAATACGGGCGGTATGGGAACAATCAGCCCCAATCCGTTTTACGATGACGAAACAGCACGCGTGTGCATGGAAACAATTTTTCTGCCTACCATTCACGCCATGAATACAGAGGGACGGCCGTTCAAGGGCTGCCTGTATTTTGGGTTGATGCTTACCCCGAAGGGCCCGCGCGTGATCGAATATAACGCCCGCTTCGGTGACCCCGAAACTCAGGTGGTTCTGCCGCGCCTGGAAAGCGATCTGATCGACATTATGGATGCGGTTATCGACGAGCGCCTGGAGGAGCAGGAGATTGAGTGGTCGTCGCAGGCTGCGGCCTGTGTGGTGATGGCCTCCGGCGGGTACCCCGCGCAGTATAAAAAGGGTCTGCCAATCAGCGGACTTACAGAGGATGGCCAGGTGCAGGGGGCTACGGTGTATCACGCCGGTACCGCGCTGCGCGGCGAAGAGTTTGTCACAAACGGCGGGCGCGTGCTTGGAGTGACCGCTACGGGTGAAACACTGGAAAAAGCGCTGGAACAGGCGTACCGTGCGGTTTCCGGAATCCATTTTGAGGGCGCCCACTATCGCCGTGATATTGGGAAGCTTCCGCAGGCATGA
- the hutI gene encoding imidazolonepropionase has product MSKKLICHAAELVTCAGKGPKHGKDMSDIGMIKDGAVLIDGDKIVAVGTTEQLRQQCSGIACEIIDATGKTVLPGFVDSHTHFVFGGYRADEFSWRLHGDSYMSIMERGGGINATVSKTRAATLEELVEVGRDRLDRMLEFGVTTVEGKSGYGLDKETELKQLRAMKELNRTHCVDVVSTFMGPHSVLPEYKGRERDFIDFLLHEVMPVVKEENLAEFADIFTEKNVFSIEDSRHYMTEAKKMGFKLKIHADEIVQLGGAELAAEMGAISAEHLLQSSDKGIAAMAKAGVICNVLPCTAFCLKEPYAKARKMIDEGAAVALGSDLNPGSCFTNSIPLMIALACIYMGLSIEEAITALTINGAAAVDKADRIGSIEPGKQADIILLKYPSIHFLPYHTAINQVETVMKNGEIVHKR; this is encoded by the coding sequence ATGAGCAAAAAACTGATCTGCCATGCCGCAGAGCTAGTCACCTGCGCCGGAAAAGGGCCGAAACACGGAAAAGACATGTCCGACATCGGAATGATCAAGGACGGCGCGGTTCTGATCGACGGTGACAAGATTGTTGCCGTTGGCACTACCGAGCAGCTCAGGCAGCAATGCAGCGGAATTGCCTGCGAGATCATTGACGCGACAGGCAAAACGGTTTTGCCAGGATTTGTAGATTCCCACACGCACTTTGTTTTCGGCGGTTACCGCGCAGACGAATTCTCTTGGCGCCTGCACGGCGACAGCTATATGTCCATTATGGAACGCGGCGGCGGAATTAATGCGACTGTTTCGAAAACTCGCGCGGCTACGCTGGAAGAACTGGTAGAGGTTGGCCGTGACCGGCTAGACCGCATGCTGGAATTCGGCGTGACCACCGTGGAAGGAAAAAGCGGCTACGGGCTGGATAAGGAAACTGAATTAAAACAGCTGCGCGCCATGAAAGAGCTGAACCGCACACACTGCGTGGACGTTGTCTCCACATTTATGGGTCCGCATAGTGTTCTGCCAGAGTACAAGGGTCGTGAGCGTGATTTCATCGATTTTCTGCTCCATGAAGTTATGCCTGTGGTAAAGGAAGAAAACCTTGCTGAATTCGCGGATATCTTTACGGAAAAGAATGTGTTTTCCATTGAGGATTCTCGCCACTATATGACAGAGGCAAAGAAAATGGGCTTTAAGCTCAAGATTCATGCCGATGAAATTGTTCAGCTGGGCGGCGCGGAGCTGGCGGCTGAAATGGGCGCAATTTCCGCCGAGCATCTTCTGCAAAGCTCTGACAAAGGGATTGCAGCCATGGCCAAGGCCGGTGTTATCTGCAATGTTCTGCCCTGCACGGCATTCTGCCTGAAGGAGCCATACGCAAAAGCCCGCAAAATGATCGACGAAGGCGCGGCGGTTGCCCTTGGCAGCGACCTGAATCCCGGCAGTTGCTTTACCAACTCCATTCCCCTGATGATTGCACTCGCCTGCATCTACATGGGTCTGTCGATTGAAGAGGCCATCACTGCTCTTACCATCAACGGCGCAGCCGCGGTGGACAAAGCAGACCGAATCGGCAGCATCGAGCCCGGCAAGCAGGCGGATATTATTCTTTTGAAATACCCTTCGATTCATTTCCTGCCTTACCATACTGCTATTAACCAGGTCGAAACCGTTATGAAAAACGGTGAGATCGTTCACAAACGGTAA
- a CDS encoding M20/M25/M40 family metallo-hydrolase gives MLTNKDRLIEEFTRLITTDSPTLGERQMADYLKGELTALGLAVQEDDAGKRLGGTSGNLYGFLDGDSSLQPLLLCSHMDTVEPASGKQAILKNGVLHSDGRTVLGADDCSGIAAILETLRVIQEQKLNHRPVEILFTIAEEIYCKGSEQFDFSQVRSREAYVLDYSGPAGTAAYQAPTILSFTAAVHGLASHAGFAPHKGIHAIQAAANAIAALKLGQIDLGTTLNIGTIQGGKGTNVIPDLCTVAGEVRSYSHKTALSLAEKVHKQFEDSASIFGATVEFEKKLGCRAYETPKDHPVIQRFQRACRELDLPGTLEKTFGGSDNNVFAENGITGLVVSSAMHQCHSLEEYAPVEELIQLAELTRLLITLE, from the coding sequence ATGCTGACAAACAAAGACCGATTAATCGAGGAGTTTACCAGACTGATTACCACCGACAGCCCCACTCTTGGGGAACGGCAGATGGCCGACTACCTGAAGGGCGAGCTTACCGCACTGGGCCTGGCCGTACAGGAGGATGACGCCGGAAAGCGCTTGGGCGGAACCAGCGGAAATCTGTATGGATTTTTAGATGGTGACAGCAGTCTACAGCCTCTTTTGCTCTGCTCACATATGGATACGGTGGAGCCTGCCTCCGGAAAACAGGCTATATTGAAAAATGGCGTTCTGCATAGCGATGGCCGCACTGTCCTTGGCGCGGACGACTGCTCCGGAATTGCTGCGATCCTGGAAACGCTTCGCGTAATTCAGGAACAAAAACTGAACCACCGCCCGGTGGAAATTCTGTTCACGATTGCGGAAGAAATCTATTGCAAAGGCTCGGAACAGTTCGATTTTTCGCAGGTGCGTTCCAGAGAAGCCTATGTTCTCGATTATTCCGGCCCCGCCGGGACTGCCGCCTATCAGGCTCCGACGATTCTGTCCTTTACCGCCGCTGTTCACGGACTGGCCTCGCACGCGGGCTTTGCCCCGCACAAGGGCATTCACGCCATTCAGGCTGCGGCCAACGCAATAGCCGCCCTGAAGCTGGGGCAGATCGACCTGGGCACAACACTGAATATCGGTACGATTCAGGGCGGAAAAGGAACCAATGTCATCCCTGACTTATGCACGGTTGCCGGCGAGGTTCGAAGCTATTCCCACAAAACGGCGCTTTCACTGGCGGAGAAGGTACATAAGCAGTTTGAGGATTCCGCGTCAATCTTCGGCGCCACAGTGGAGTTTGAGAAAAAGCTCGGGTGCCGGGCTTACGAAACCCCCAAGGATCACCCCGTGATTCAGCGGTTCCAGCGAGCCTGCCGCGAACTAGACCTGCCCGGAACACTGGAAAAAACCTTTGGCGGCAGCGACAACAACGTGTTTGCCGAAAACGGCATCACGGGGCTTGTCGTATCGAGCGCAATGCATCAGTGCCATTCACTGGAAGAATATGCCCCAGTGGAAGAATTGATTCAGTTAGCCGAGTTGACCCGGCTACTGATTACTTTGGAATGA
- a CDS encoding urocanate hydratase — MNNFEIGNAMTIKLDPVLPEYPTFKEGVRRAPKRELTLNEREIKLALKNALRYVPEELHEQLAPEFLEELMTRGRIYGYRFMPKDRIYGKPIDEYKGNCTEGKAFQVMIDNNLDHAVSLYPYELVTYGETGQVCQNWMQYQLIKKYLEALTDEQTLVMMSGHPMGLFKSHKTSPRVVITNGLMVGMFDNPHDWAKTTAMGCSSYGQMTAGGWMYIGPQGIVHGTFNTLLNAGRKVLGIPQDGDLRGHLFVTSGLGGMSGAQPKAVEIAGGVGIIAEVDASRIETRHSQGWVGKVAETIEDAFTWAKEAMEKKEVLSIAYHGNIVDLLQYAVDHNIRIDLLSDQTSCHVPYDGGYCPQGMSFDERTEMLANDKDTFCKKVDESLIKHFHLVKTLVERGTYFFDYGNAFMKAVFDAGAKDIAKNGEDTSEGFIFPSYVEDIMGPMLFDYGYGPFRWCCLSGKPEDLRKTDHAAMSVIDPNRRGADRDNYIWIRDAEEHKLVVGTQCRILYQDALGRRDIALKFNEMVRNGEIGPVMLGRDHHDTGGTDSPFRETSNIYDGSNVTADMAIQCYAGNAGRGMSLVALHNGGGVGISKSINGGFGMVLDGSKRVDDILMASIPWDTMIGVARRSWARCEHSIETVAEYNQTREGQDAITMPYIASDDLINKTYEKIVK, encoded by the coding sequence ATGAACAATTTTGAGATCGGTAATGCTATGACAATTAAACTTGACCCCGTTCTGCCGGAATATCCCACCTTCAAAGAGGGGGTTCGCCGCGCACCGAAGCGTGAATTGACCTTGAACGAAAGAGAGATCAAACTCGCTCTGAAAAACGCGCTGCGTTATGTTCCTGAAGAGCTTCACGAGCAGCTTGCTCCGGAATTTTTGGAGGAGCTGATGACACGGGGCCGTATCTACGGCTATCGCTTTATGCCGAAGGATCGCATCTACGGCAAGCCCATCGACGAGTACAAGGGCAACTGCACGGAAGGTAAAGCGTTCCAGGTCATGATCGACAACAATCTGGATCACGCCGTCTCCCTGTACCCCTACGAGCTGGTCACTTACGGCGAGACCGGCCAGGTCTGCCAGAACTGGATGCAGTATCAGTTAATTAAAAAATATTTGGAAGCGCTGACTGACGAACAGACGCTTGTCATGATGTCTGGCCACCCGATGGGCCTGTTTAAGTCCCATAAGACCAGCCCCCGCGTAGTGATCACCAACGGCCTGATGGTCGGCATGTTTGATAATCCCCACGACTGGGCAAAGACCACCGCAATGGGCTGTTCCAGCTATGGCCAGATGACCGCTGGCGGCTGGATGTACATTGGTCCGCAGGGCATTGTTCACGGCACCTTCAACACACTGCTGAACGCAGGCCGCAAGGTTCTGGGCATTCCGCAGGACGGCGATCTGCGCGGACACCTGTTTGTCACCTCCGGCCTCGGCGGCATGAGCGGCGCGCAGCCGAAGGCGGTTGAAATCGCCGGCGGCGTTGGCATTATTGCTGAAGTGGACGCTTCCCGTATTGAAACCCGCCACAGCCAGGGCTGGGTCGGCAAGGTAGCCGAAACCATTGAGGATGCTTTTACCTGGGCTAAAGAGGCCATGGAAAAGAAAGAAGTTCTTTCCATCGCTTATCACGGCAATATTGTGGATTTGCTCCAGTACGCCGTGGATCACAACATTCGCATCGACCTGCTCTCCGACCAGACCTCCTGCCATGTGCCGTACGACGGCGGCTACTGCCCGCAGGGAATGAGCTTTGATGAGCGCACCGAAATGTTGGCCAATGATAAGGATACCTTCTGCAAGAAGGTTGACGAGTCCCTCATCAAGCACTTCCACCTGGTTAAAACGCTGGTGGAGCGCGGCACTTACTTCTTTGATTACGGCAACGCCTTTATGAAGGCCGTATTTGATGCCGGCGCGAAAGATATTGCCAAAAACGGCGAGGACACCAGCGAAGGCTTTATCTTCCCCTCTTACGTGGAAGACATCATGGGCCCGATGCTGTTCGACTATGGTTATGGCCCGTTCCGCTGGTGCTGCCTGTCCGGCAAACCGGAGGATCTGCGCAAGACCGACCACGCAGCCATGTCTGTGATCGACCCCAACCGCCGCGGCGCAGACCGTGACAACTATATCTGGATCCGCGACGCGGAAGAGCATAAGCTGGTTGTTGGTACCCAGTGCCGTATTCTGTACCAGGATGCGCTCGGCCGCCGCGACATTGCTCTGAAGTTTAACGAGATGGTTCGAAACGGTGAAATCGGCCCCGTTATGCTCGGCCGCGACCACCACGACACCGGCGGAACCGATTCTCCCTTCCGTGAGACCTCGAACATCTATGACGGCAGCAACGTGACCGCCGACATGGCGATTCAGTGCTACGCGGGCAACGCGGGCCGCGGCATGAGCCTGGTGGCTCTGCACAACGGCGGCGGTGTCGGCATCAGCAAGTCCATCAACGGCGGCTTCGGCATGGTACTCGACGGCAGCAAGCGCGTAGACGACATTCTGATGGCTTCGATCCCGTGGGATACCATGATCGGTGTAGCCAGAAGAAGCTGGGCTCGCTGCGAGCATTCCATCGAGACCGTTGCGGAATACAACCAGACCCGCGAGGGCCAGGATGCAATCACCATGCCCTATATTGCCTCTGATGATCTGATCAACAAAACCTACGAGAAAATCGTGAAATAA